From Pyramidobacter piscolens W5455:
CAGCGCCGCGGCGAGGCGTTTCATCGCGAAACGCCTCTCAAACGGCCGAGCGCCGCGCAGAACAAGAAAGAGATGATGTTGCCGGCGACGATGGTGGAGCCCACGGGCGTCCCCGCCAGCACGGAGACGACGATGCCGGCGGCGGCGCACAGCACGGAAACGGCGGCGGAGCAGAGCGTGACCGAGAGGAACGACGAGAACAGCCGCATGGCGCTCAACGCCGGAAAAATGATCAGCGCCGAAATCAGCAGCGAACCGACGAGATTCATGGCCAGCACGATGATCACGGCGACGACGACGGCGATGACCAGATTGTACAGCCCGGCGCGCGTGCCGGTGGCAGCGGCGAATTCTTCGTCGAACGTGACGGCGAAAATCTTGTGGTAGAACAGCACGAACACGGCGATGACAATGAAGGACAGAACAGCGCAGAGCTTGACCTCGAACGGGTCCAGCGTCAGGATCGAGAAAGAGCCGAAGAGAATGCTGCACACGTCGCCGGACAGATTGGCCGAGCGTGAAAACACGTTCATGAGCAGATAGCCCAAGGCGAGAGCGCTGACGGAGAGCATGGCGACGGCGGCGTCGCCTTTGATGCGGCGATTTCTTCCGCCCTGGAGCAGCAGCACGGCGCAGATCACGGTGACGGGGAGCGTCAGCGCCGTGGTGCTGTTCATCTTCAGCACGGCGGCCACGGCCATGGCGCCGAAGGCCACATGCGACAGACCGTCGCCGATCAGCGAGAAGCGTTTCAGCACCAGCGTCACCCCGAGCAGCGACGAGCACAGCGCCACGAGCACGCCGACGATAAACGCGTAGCGCACGAAAGGATACTGAAAATACGCGGCGAGTTGTGTGAACATGGCTGACATCACTGCTTTCCCCCTTGCCCGTGCGTAAAGATCCGGCCGGCGGCGCTGCTTAGGTATTCCGCGCAAGGGCCGAAGAAGTATTTCCCGTCGCCGAGGTGGAGGATATGCGTGGCGTAGCGCACGGCAGCGGCGATATCATGGGAGATCATGACGACCGTGAGCCCCTCGTCGCGGTTCAGCGCCGCCACAAGCTCGTACATTTCCGTCGTGACTTTGGGGTCGAGACCGGTCACGGGCTCGTCGAGCATGATCAGCTTGCGCGTGGCACAGAGCGCGCGGGCGAGAAGCACGCGCTGCTGCTGTCCTCCCGAGAGTTCGCGGTAGCAATGGCCAGCCAGCGCCGCCAGGTTGAGGCGCTCCATGTTCCGCGCCGCCAGTTCCTTTTCCCGGCGCGAGTAGAACGGGCGCAGCCCCATGCGGTTCAGGCAGCCCGACAGCACGATCTCCCTGACGCTGGCGGGAAAATCTTTCTGCACGAAGGTTTGCTGGGGAAGGTAGCCGATCTCGGTCCGTTTCAGCCCTTCACCGGTGACGACGCGTCCCCTCCGCAGCCTGATCAGACCGAGGACGGTCTTCATCAGCGTACTTTTGCCGGAGCCGTTTTCGCCGACGATGTAGAGATAGTCGCCGCGCTCGACGGCGAAGTTCAGCCCTTCCACGACGGCCGCGTTTTCGTAGCCGACGGCGACATTTTCGCAGGTAAGCAGAGCCATGGCGGTCTTCCCGTCCTAGTCGAGCGCTTCGCGCAGCGCGGCAAGGTTGTCTTGCATGAACGAAAGGTAGGTCACGCCGCGTTCCAGATCCCCGGCGGTGCAGGATTGCATGGAGTTCATGACGACGATCTTCCGCTCCCGGCCGCCGGCCGTGCGCAGCACCGTTGCGGCGATCTTGCGGTCCGAGTTTTCCAACACCAGCACGGCGGGCACGTCGAGCTCCCTGACCTTGCCCGCCAAAACGGCCAAGGTTTTGAAACTGGCTTCGCTTTCGGCCGAACAGCCTCTGAAAGCGGCGTAGTGTGCCAGTCCGTAGTCTTCGGTCATGTAGATGAAGGGGAAGCGGTCGGCGAAGACGACGGCGCGGCGCTTGGCCGAGGCGGTCATGGCCGCGTATTCGCCGTCGAGCGCCTGCAGCCGGGCGATGTAGGCCGCGGCGTTGGCGCGGTAGAGCGGCGCGCCTTCGGGATCGAGTGCCGCCAGCTTTTCGGCGATGAGACGACAGAAGCGCTGGGCATGACGCAGCGACAGCCACACGTGTTCGTCCAGCTCCGGCTCTTCGTGCGCGTGATCATGATGGTGATGCTCCGACGTTTCGCCGGCCGCGGGAACTTCTTCCCGGGCGCTCTCGCCAAGAGAGGCAAGCAGATCGATCACGGCCACGTCCCGGCTGACCGCGCCGGACAGAGCGCTGTCGGAAGCGCCGCCCACGCCGATGAAGAGGTCGCACGACGAAACCAGGATCATGTCGTTGACGGTAGGCTGATAGCTGTGCAGGTCCACGCCGTTGTCGAAAAGCAGTTTCAGGCGAACCTGGCCGACCCGTTCGCCGAGAATGACGCGTACCCAATCATAGGCCGGAAAAACAGTGGCGACCACGGTCAGCTTCTTGTCCGCCGCCGCGGCCGGGGCGCGGCACGCCAGCGTCAGCGCGGCCAGCAGCAGGAAAAATCTTCTCATTTCTGAAAACCTCCGTTACAGAAAATTTAAAATTGTCCGCGCCTCTGTGCTATAATCGCAAAAGGGCGGACTTTTTTGCGCCATGGGCAGAAATATATTTCAAAAGCTAGCACGCGGCATCGCCGCTGTCAAATGAAAAGAATGCATAAGTTCGGTTGCCGTAACGCTGAGGAGATATTTTCAAAGATGAGAAGAATCTTTTGTTGGGGCGTCTTTTTCTGCGCGGTCTTCCTCCGGACGGCAAACGCCGCGGCCGCGAATCCGCCGTTGCCCCGGGTCGAAACGCCCGTGCTGATCACTGGCTTCGGTCAAAGTCAGGACACCAATTCGGTCAACATTTTGTGCCGTCGGTTGCAGATCGACTATGACTACAAGCTCGACGTTCCCGCCGGGGAAGTGGACTGGAGCCGCTACAAGACCATCTTCGCCGTCCTGGGGTGCAGCAGCAGCGTGTACTGCTGCTCGTTCGACGCCGATTCGACGGCCATCGTCATCACCCGCGACGGCAA
This genomic window contains:
- a CDS encoding metal ABC transporter permease, which produces MSAMFTQLAAYFQYPFVRYAFIVGVLVALCSSLLGVTLVLKRFSLIGDGLSHVAFGAMAVAAVLKMNSTTALTLPVTVICAVLLLQGGRNRRIKGDAAVAMLSVSALALGYLLMNVFSRSANLSGDVCSILFGSFSILTLDPFEVKLCAVLSFIVIAVFVLFYHKIFAVTFDEEFAAATGTRAGLYNLVIAVVVAVIIVLAMNLVGSLLISALIIFPALSAMRLFSSFLSVTLCSAAVSVLCAAAGIVVSVLAGTPVGSTIVAGNIISFLFCAALGRLRGVSR
- a CDS encoding metal ABC transporter substrate-binding protein, with product MRRFFLLLAALTLACRAPAAAADKKLTVVATVFPAYDWVRVILGERVGQVRLKLLFDNGVDLHSYQPTVNDMILVSSCDLFIGVGGASDSALSGAVSRDVAVIDLLASLGESAREEVPAAGETSEHHHHDHAHEEPELDEHVWLSLRHAQRFCRLIAEKLAALDPEGAPLYRANAAAYIARLQALDGEYAAMTASAKRRAVVFADRFPFIYMTEDYGLAHYAAFRGCSAESEASFKTLAVLAGKVRELDVPAVLVLENSDRKIAATVLRTAGGRERKIVVMNSMQSCTAGDLERGVTYLSFMQDNLAALREALD
- a CDS encoding DUF6305 family protein — encoded protein: MRRIFCWGVFFCAVFLRTANAAAANPPLPRVETPVLITGFGQSQDTNSVNILCRRLQIDYDYKLDVPAGEVDWSRYKTIFAVLGCSSSVYCCSFDADSTAIVITRDGKPSPTVSGLSILDEAARCSEILAEAKKRDVKVIAMHVGGEPRRLKNSEPFLPFASAADFMIVRSDGNLDGYFTTLCAEKSVPLFTIEKTADLKKIIPLMIQP
- a CDS encoding metal ABC transporter ATP-binding protein, which encodes MALLTCENVAVGYENAAVVEGLNFAVERGDYLYIVGENGSGKSTLMKTVLGLIRLRRGRVVTGEGLKRTEIGYLPQQTFVQKDFPASVREIVLSGCLNRMGLRPFYSRREKELAARNMERLNLAALAGHCYRELSGGQQQRVLLARALCATRKLIMLDEPVTGLDPKVTTEMYELVAALNRDEGLTVVMISHDIAAAVRYATHILHLGDGKYFFGPCAEYLSSAAGRIFTHGQGGKQ